A window of the Streptomyces formicae genome harbors these coding sequences:
- a CDS encoding sulfate adenylyltransferase subunit 1, whose amino-acid sequence MTSTADPAEQLAEQLSATTLLRFATAGSVDDGKSTLVGRLLHDSKSVLADQLEAVEHASRSRGQNAPDLALLTDGLRAEREQGITIDVAYRYFATPRRRFILADTPGHVQYTRNMVTGASTAELTVILVDARNGVVEQTRRHAAIAALLRVPHVVLAVNKMDLVGYEESVFAAIAEEFTAYASELGVPEITAIPISALAGDNVVDASATMDWYGGPTFLEHLETVPVSHDLTVPLPSAGGTPSLARFPVQYVIRPQTAEHPDYRGYAGQIAAGTFRVGESVTVLPSGRTSTIAGIDLLGTPVDVAWTPQSATLLLADDIDISRGDIIVPSGDAPATTQDVEATVCHVADQPLTVGQRVLLKHTTRTVKAIVKDIPSRLTLDDLSQHPAPGQLVANDIGRVRVRTAEPLALDAYADSRRTGSFLLIDPADGTTLAAGMAGESFASEAAPVQDDEGWDF is encoded by the coding sequence ATGACCAGCACCGCCGATCCGGCCGAGCAGCTGGCCGAGCAGCTGTCGGCCACCACCCTGCTGCGCTTCGCCACCGCCGGCTCCGTCGACGACGGCAAGTCGACCCTGGTGGGCCGGCTGCTGCACGACTCCAAGTCGGTCCTCGCCGACCAGCTGGAGGCCGTCGAGCACGCCTCCCGCTCCCGCGGCCAGAACGCCCCGGACCTGGCGCTGCTCACGGACGGCCTGCGGGCCGAGCGCGAGCAGGGCATCACGATCGACGTGGCGTACCGCTACTTCGCGACGCCGCGGCGCCGGTTCATCCTCGCCGACACCCCCGGGCACGTGCAGTACACCCGGAACATGGTCACGGGCGCCTCGACGGCCGAGCTGACGGTGATCCTGGTCGACGCCCGCAACGGTGTCGTCGAGCAGACCCGCCGGCACGCCGCGATCGCCGCGCTGCTGCGCGTCCCGCACGTCGTCCTCGCCGTCAACAAGATGGACCTCGTCGGCTACGAGGAGTCCGTCTTCGCCGCCATCGCCGAGGAGTTCACGGCGTACGCGAGCGAGCTCGGCGTCCCCGAGATCACCGCGATCCCGATCTCGGCGCTCGCCGGTGACAACGTGGTGGACGCCTCCGCGACCATGGACTGGTACGGCGGCCCGACCTTCCTGGAGCACCTGGAGACCGTGCCGGTCAGCCACGATCTGACCGTCCCCCTGCCTTCGGCGGGAGGTACCCCCAGCCTCGCGCGCTTCCCGGTGCAGTACGTGATCCGTCCGCAGACCGCCGAGCACCCCGACTACCGCGGCTACGCGGGCCAGATCGCGGCCGGTACGTTCCGGGTCGGCGAGAGCGTGACCGTGCTGCCGTCCGGGCGGACCTCGACGATCGCCGGGATCGACCTGCTCGGGACGCCGGTGGACGTCGCCTGGACACCGCAGTCGGCGACGCTGCTGCTGGCGGACGACATCGACATCTCGCGCGGCGACATCATCGTGCCGAGCGGCGACGCGCCCGCGACCACACAGGACGTCGAGGCGACGGTCTGCCATGTCGCCGACCAGCCGCTCACGGTGGGCCAGCGGGTGCTGCTCAAGCACACCACCCGCACGGTGAAGGCGATCGTGAAGGACATCCCGTCGAGGCTGACGCTCGACGACCTGTCCCAGCACCCGGCTCCCGGGCAGCTGGTGGCCAATGACATCGGCCGGGTCCGCGTCCGTACCGCCGAGCCCCTCGCGCTCGACGCGTACGCGGACTCCCGCCGCACCGGATCGTTCCTGCTGATCGACCCGGCCGACGGCACGACCCTGGCGGCAGGCATGGCGGGCGAGTCCTTCGCCTCCGAGGCCGCGCCCGTCCAGGACGACGAGGGGTGGGATTTCTGA
- the cysD gene encoding sulfate adenylyltransferase subunit CysD, which translates to MTTSINHVSGTASGAGGDSPYALTHLDALESEGVHIFREVAGEFERPVILFSGGKDSIVMLHLALKAFAPAAVPFSLLHVDTGHNFPEVIEYRDRVVAEHGLRLHVASVQEYIDRGVLRERPDRTRNPLQTVPLTEAIQQHRFDAVFGGGRRDEEKARAKERVFSLRDEFSQWDPRRQRPELWQLYNGRHAPGEHVRVFPLSNWTELDVWQYIQRERIELPEIYFAHEREVFARSGMWLTAGDWGGPKDGESVETRLVRYRTVGDMSCTGAVDSDATTLDAVIAEIAASRLTERGATRADDKLSEAAMEDRKREGYF; encoded by the coding sequence GTGACGACCAGCATCAACCACGTGAGTGGTACTGCGAGCGGTGCCGGGGGCGACAGCCCGTACGCGCTGACGCACCTGGACGCGCTGGAGTCGGAGGGTGTGCACATCTTCCGCGAGGTGGCAGGGGAGTTCGAGCGGCCGGTGATTCTCTTCTCCGGCGGCAAGGACTCCATCGTCATGCTGCATCTGGCGCTGAAGGCGTTCGCCCCGGCCGCGGTCCCGTTCTCGCTGCTGCATGTGGACACCGGGCACAACTTCCCGGAGGTCATCGAGTACCGCGACCGTGTGGTGGCCGAACATGGTCTGCGGCTCCATGTGGCCTCCGTACAGGAGTACATCGACCGTGGTGTGCTCAGGGAGCGCCCGGACAGGACCCGTAACCCGCTGCAGACCGTGCCGCTGACCGAGGCGATCCAGCAGCACCGTTTCGACGCCGTGTTCGGCGGCGGGCGGCGCGACGAGGAGAAGGCACGGGCCAAGGAGCGGGTGTTCTCGCTGCGCGACGAGTTCTCTCAGTGGGACCCGCGGCGCCAGCGTCCCGAGCTGTGGCAGCTCTACAACGGCCGCCACGCGCCCGGTGAGCACGTCCGGGTCTTCCCGCTGTCCAACTGGACCGAGCTGGACGTGTGGCAGTACATCCAGCGCGAGAGGATCGAGCTGCCGGAGATCTACTTCGCGCACGAGCGCGAGGTCTTCGCCCGCAGCGGCATGTGGCTGACGGCCGGCGACTGGGGCGGCCCGAAGGACGGCGAGAGCGTCGAGACGCGGCTGGTGCGCTACCGCACGGTCGGCGACATGTCCTGCACCGGCGCCGTCGACTCCGACGCGACGACGCTGGACGCCGTGATCGCCGAGATCGCCGCGTCCCGGCTCACCGAGCGGGGCGCGACCCGCGCCGACGACAAGCTGTCCGAGGCGGCGATGGAAGACCGCAAGCGCGAAGGGTACTTCTAG
- the cysC gene encoding adenylyl-sulfate kinase yields MTTDENSGEKHVTGATVWLTGLPSAGKTTIAYELAGRLRDEGHRVEVLDGDEIREFLSAGLGFSREARHTNVQRIGFVAELLASNGVKVLVPVIAPYADSREAVRKRHGAEGTAYVEVHVATPVEVCSVRDVKGLYAKQAAGEISGLTGVDDPYEEPETPDLRIESHTQTVQESAASLYALLSERGLL; encoded by the coding sequence ATGACGACCGATGAGAACTCTGGGGAGAAGCACGTGACTGGGGCCACCGTCTGGCTCACCGGGCTGCCGAGCGCGGGCAAGACCACGATCGCGTACGAGCTGGCGGGCCGGCTCCGCGACGAGGGCCACCGTGTCGAGGTGCTCGACGGGGACGAGATCCGCGAGTTCCTCTCCGCGGGCCTCGGCTTCAGCCGCGAGGCCCGGCACACCAACGTCCAGCGGATCGGCTTCGTCGCCGAGTTGCTGGCGTCGAACGGCGTCAAGGTCCTGGTGCCGGTGATCGCCCCGTACGCGGACAGCCGCGAGGCGGTCCGCAAGCGCCACGGCGCCGAGGGCACCGCGTACGTCGAGGTGCACGTCGCCACTCCGGTGGAGGTGTGCTCCGTGCGCGATGTGAAGGGGCTGTACGCGAAGCAGGCGGCCGGTGAGATCAGCGGTCTGACCGGGGTCGACGACCCGTACGAGGAGCCGGAGACACCGGACCTGCGGATCGAGTCGCACACCCAGACCGTGCAGGAGTCCGCGGCGTCGCTTTACGCGCTGCTCAGTGAAAGGGGACTGCTGTGA
- a CDS encoding phosphoadenylyl-sulfate reductase: MTAVKAGHERTTDELRSLAEQAGRDLEEATALDILRWAAETFGPRFCVTSSMEDAVVAHLASRALPGVDVVFLDTGYHFPETIGTRDAVEAVMDVNVITLTPRQTVEEQDAEYGPKLHDRNPDLCCALRKVKPLEEGLTAYDAWATGLRRDESPTRANTPVVGWDEKRRKVKVSPIARWTQDDVDAYVAEHGVLTNPLLMDGYASVGCAPCTRRVLEGEDARAGRWAGRGKTECGLHG; encoded by the coding sequence ATGACAGCGGTCAAGGCCGGTCACGAGCGCACCACCGACGAGCTCAGGTCGCTCGCCGAGCAGGCCGGGCGGGACCTCGAAGAGGCCACCGCCCTGGACATCCTGAGGTGGGCCGCCGAGACCTTCGGCCCGCGCTTCTGCGTCACGTCCTCCATGGAGGACGCGGTCGTCGCCCACCTCGCCTCCCGAGCCCTCCCCGGCGTCGACGTCGTCTTCCTCGACACCGGCTACCACTTCCCCGAGACCATCGGGACCCGCGACGCGGTCGAGGCCGTGATGGACGTCAACGTCATCACGCTCACCCCGCGTCAGACGGTCGAGGAGCAGGACGCCGAGTACGGCCCGAAGCTGCACGACCGCAACCCCGACCTGTGCTGCGCGCTGCGCAAGGTCAAACCCCTGGAGGAGGGGCTGACCGCGTACGACGCGTGGGCGACGGGGCTGCGCCGCGACGAGTCCCCGACCCGGGCGAACACCCCGGTCGTCGGCTGGGACGAGAAGCGGCGGAAGGTCAAGGTCTCGCCGATCGCCCGCTGGACTCAGGACGACGTGGACGCGTACGTCGCCGAGCACGGTGTGCTCACCAACCCGCTGCTGATGGACGGTTACGCCTCCGTCGGCTGCGCCCCCTGCACCCGCAGGGTCCTGGAGGGCGAGGACGCCCGCGCCGGCCGCTGGGCCGGCCGCGGCAAGACCGAGTGCGGACTGCACGGCTGA
- a CDS encoding nitrite/sulfite reductase, whose product MAATPEKPAIATPRRKAGRHRGEGQWAVGHFTPLNGNEQFKKDDDGLNVRTRIETIYSKAGFHSIDPNDLRGRMRWWGLYTQRKPGIDGGKTAILEPEELDDEYFMLRVRIDGGRLTTEQLRVIGEISQEFARGTADITDRQNVQYHWIRIEDVPEIWDRLEAVGLSTTEACGDTPRVILGSPVAGIAEDEILDGTPAIEEIQRRIVGNKDFSNLPRKFKSAISGSPLLDVAHEINDIAFVGVNHPEHGPGFDLWVGGGLSTNPKIGVRLGAWVPLDEVPDVYEAVISIFRDYGYRRLRTRARLKFLVADWGAEKFRQVLEDEYLERKLVDGPAPEQPVQRWRDHVGVHRQKDGRFYVGFAPRVGRVDGTVLTKIAEVAEAHGSGRVRTTAEQKMLVLDVEESQVESLAAALEALDLRVQPSPFRRGTMACTGIEFCKLAIVETKARGASLIDELERRIPEFDEPITININGCPNACARIQVADIGLKGQLVLDDNGNQVEGFQVHLGGALGLEAGFGRKVRGLKVTSAELPDYVERVLKRFEAEREDGERFAAWAARASEESLS is encoded by the coding sequence ATGGCCGCCACCCCTGAAAAGCCCGCTATCGCCACGCCCCGCCGCAAGGCCGGACGCCACCGCGGCGAGGGTCAGTGGGCCGTTGGCCACTTCACGCCCCTGAACGGCAACGAGCAGTTCAAGAAGGACGACGACGGTCTCAATGTGCGGACACGCATTGAGACGATCTACTCGAAGGCCGGATTCCACTCGATCGACCCCAACGATCTCCGCGGCCGGATGCGCTGGTGGGGGCTCTACACCCAGCGCAAGCCCGGGATCGACGGCGGCAAGACGGCGATCCTGGAGCCGGAGGAGCTGGACGACGAGTACTTCATGCTGCGCGTCCGGATCGACGGCGGCCGGCTGACCACGGAGCAGCTGCGGGTCATCGGCGAGATCTCCCAGGAGTTCGCGCGCGGCACCGCCGACATCACCGACCGGCAGAACGTCCAGTACCACTGGATCCGCATCGAGGACGTGCCCGAGATCTGGGACCGGCTGGAGGCCGTCGGTCTGTCCACCACCGAGGCCTGCGGTGACACCCCCCGGGTCATCCTCGGCTCGCCGGTCGCCGGGATCGCCGAGGACGAGATCCTCGACGGCACCCCGGCCATCGAGGAGATCCAGCGCCGGATCGTCGGCAACAAGGACTTCTCCAACCTGCCGCGCAAGTTCAAGTCCGCGATCTCCGGCTCCCCGCTGCTGGACGTCGCCCACGAGATCAACGACATCGCCTTCGTCGGCGTGAACCACCCCGAGCACGGCCCCGGCTTCGACCTCTGGGTCGGCGGCGGCCTCTCCACCAACCCCAAGATCGGTGTCCGGCTGGGCGCCTGGGTGCCGCTGGACGAGGTCCCGGACGTGTACGAGGCCGTCATCTCGATCTTCCGCGACTACGGCTACCGCCGGCTGCGCACCCGCGCCCGGCTGAAGTTCCTGGTCGCGGACTGGGGTGCGGAGAAGTTCCGCCAGGTGCTGGAGGACGAGTACCTCGAGCGCAAGCTCGTCGACGGCCCCGCCCCCGAGCAGCCCGTGCAGCGGTGGCGCGACCACGTCGGTGTGCACAGGCAGAAGGACGGCCGGTTCTACGTCGGCTTCGCGCCGCGCGTCGGCCGGGTCGACGGCACCGTCCTCACCAAGATCGCCGAGGTGGCGGAGGCGCACGGCTCGGGCCGGGTGCGTACCACCGCCGAACAGAAGATGCTCGTCCTCGATGTCGAGGAGTCGCAGGTCGAGTCGCTGGCCGCCGCTCTGGAGGCGCTGGACCTGCGGGTCCAGCCGTCGCCGTTCCGGCGCGGCACGATGGCCTGCACCGGTATCGAGTTCTGCAAGCTGGCCATCGTCGAGACCAAGGCGCGCGGTGCCTCGCTGATCGACGAACTCGAGCGCCGCATCCCCGAGTTCGACGAGCCGATCACGATCAACATCAACGGCTGCCCGAACGCCTGCGCGCGTATCCAGGTCGCGGACATCGGTCTCAAGGGCCAGCTGGTGCTGGACGACAACGGCAACCAGGTCGAGGGCTTCCAGGTGCACCTGGGCGGCGCGCTGGGCCTGGAGGCCGGCTTCGGCCGCAAGGTCCGCGGCCTCAAGGTCACCTCGGCCGAACTGCCCGACTACGTGGAGCGCGTCCTCAAGCGCTTCGAGGCGGAGCGCGAGGACGGCGAGCGCTTCGCGGCCTGGGCGGCCCGCGCGTCGGAGGAGTCACTTTCGTGA
- a CDS encoding putative leader peptide codes for MSRAGIALVSRRHVDLGRMSSAICPAS; via the coding sequence ATGTCTCGAGCTGGAATTGCCTTGGTGAGTCGGCGGCACGTCGACCTCGGCCGCATGTCCAGCGCCATCTGTCCGGCGAGCTGA
- a CDS encoding GNAT family N-acetyltransferase, with translation MSITVTTWSLEQTSSADLRPAAEPSGDVRIVRAEVPSAEFSRFLYTAVGGDICWTDRLGLTYAQWDEAVNRPGVETWVAYEKGTPAGYIELEAQDEGVVEIVYFGLIPAFRGRRIGGHLLAYGTARAWDLADRWPGRPPTKRVWLHTCSKDGPHAMDNYLRRGFTLFDTKVQEEPEAAAPGPWPGARG, from the coding sequence ATGAGCATCACTGTGACCACGTGGTCCCTGGAGCAGACCTCGTCCGCCGATCTGCGCCCGGCCGCAGAGCCCTCGGGCGATGTGCGGATCGTACGGGCCGAGGTGCCGTCGGCCGAGTTCAGCCGCTTCCTCTACACGGCTGTCGGTGGGGACATCTGCTGGACCGACCGGCTCGGTCTTACGTACGCGCAGTGGGACGAGGCCGTGAACCGGCCCGGTGTGGAGACCTGGGTGGCGTACGAGAAGGGCACGCCCGCCGGCTACATCGAGCTGGAGGCGCAGGACGAGGGCGTCGTCGAGATCGTGTACTTCGGGCTGATCCCGGCGTTCCGGGGGCGCCGGATCGGCGGCCACCTGCTGGCGTACGGGACGGCGCGCGCCTGGGACCTCGCGGACCGCTGGCCGGGCCGGCCCCCGACGAAGCGGGTCTGGCTGCACACCTGCTCCAAGGACGGGCCGCACGCGATGGACAACTACCTGCGGCGCGGCTTCACGCTCTTCGACACCAAGGTCCAGGAGGAGCCGGAGGCGGCGGCCCCCGGGCCCTGGCCCGGCGCCCGCGGCTGA
- a CDS encoding FAD-binding oxidoreductase, which produces MDGATLAALGDALRGPVIGPQDAGYDETRAIYNAMIDRRPAALARCVDATDVMRTVAFARERGLDLAVRGGGHSGPGLCLVDDALTLDLSLMRWVHVDPVTRTARAGGGSVLGDLDHAAHGFGLGIPSGINSTTGIGGLTLGGGHGYLTRKYGLTADTLIGADVVLADGTFVTTSEDERPDLFWALRGGGGNFGVVTSFTYRLHPVDTVGVGVSLWPVERTREVLEWYRDFLPRAATDVYGFFALLTVPPAPPFPEEIHGQRMCGVLWCWTGDPDRTDEVFAVVDEPAPPAFHFATPMPYPALQSMYDGLYPKGYQWYWRGDFFDRIDDGAIDVHLRYGQSLPTPLSTMHLYPVDGAAHQVGPDDTAWDYRDAVWSGVIAGVDPDPANADVVREWSGDYWRALHPYSMGGGYVNFIGEGEGQDRVRATYRGHYDRLAQVKRAYDPDNVFRHNQNVEPAPA; this is translated from the coding sequence ATGGACGGCGCGACTCTCGCTGCGCTGGGCGACGCACTGCGCGGCCCGGTGATCGGCCCGCAGGACGCGGGGTACGACGAGACCCGTGCGATCTACAACGCGATGATCGACCGACGTCCCGCCGCGCTGGCCCGGTGCGTGGACGCGACGGATGTGATGCGGACGGTCGCCTTCGCCCGCGAGCGGGGCCTCGACCTCGCGGTCCGCGGCGGCGGGCACAGCGGCCCCGGGCTCTGCCTGGTGGACGACGCGCTCACCCTCGATCTGTCCCTGATGCGCTGGGTGCACGTCGACCCGGTCACCCGGACCGCCAGGGCCGGGGGCGGCAGCGTGCTCGGCGACCTGGACCACGCGGCCCACGGCTTCGGCCTGGGGATTCCGTCGGGCATCAACTCGACGACGGGCATCGGCGGGCTGACCCTCGGTGGCGGCCACGGCTATCTGACCCGTAAGTACGGCCTGACCGCCGACACCCTGATCGGCGCTGATGTCGTGCTCGCCGACGGCACCTTCGTGACGACGAGCGAGGACGAGCGGCCCGACCTGTTCTGGGCGCTGCGCGGCGGCGGCGGGAACTTCGGGGTGGTCACCTCGTTCACGTACCGCCTGCACCCGGTGGACACGGTCGGGGTCGGGGTGAGCCTGTGGCCGGTCGAGCGGACCCGCGAGGTGCTGGAGTGGTACCGGGACTTCCTGCCGCGGGCGGCCACGGACGTGTACGGCTTCTTCGCCCTGCTCACCGTGCCGCCGGCGCCGCCGTTCCCGGAGGAGATCCACGGGCAGCGGATGTGCGGCGTGCTGTGGTGCTGGACGGGCGACCCGGACCGCACCGACGAGGTCTTCGCCGTCGTGGACGAGCCGGCCCCGCCGGCGTTCCACTTCGCGACGCCGATGCCGTACCCCGCGCTCCAGAGCATGTACGACGGCCTGTACCCGAAGGGGTACCAGTGGTACTGGCGGGGTGACTTCTTCGACCGCATCGACGACGGCGCGATCGACGTCCATCTCCGGTACGGGCAGAGCCTGCCGACCCCGCTGTCGACGATGCACCTGTACCCGGTCGACGGCGCCGCGCACCAGGTGGGCCCGGACGACACGGCCTGGGACTACCGCGACGCCGTCTGGTCCGGCGTGATCGCCGGTGTCGACCCGGACCCGGCCAACGCGGACGTCGTCAGGGAGTGGAGCGGCGACTACTGGAGGGCCCTGCACCCGTACTCCATGGGTGGCGGATACGTGAACTTCATCGGTGAGGGCGAGGGCCAGGACCGGGTCAGGGCCACCTACCGCGGCCACTACGACCGGCTCGCGCAGGTCAAGCGGGCCTACGACCCGGACAACGTCTTCCGCCACAACCAGAACGTGGAGCCCGCGCCCGCCTGA